A region from the Aegilops tauschii subsp. strangulata cultivar AL8/78 chromosome 5, Aet v6.0, whole genome shotgun sequence genome encodes:
- the LOC109760309 gene encoding uncharacterized protein, with amino-acid sequence MDCGTDERQYGHGGDGDAAEWKKVAELREFVEAQDPSAKEEDDFALRRFLRARDHNINKASVMLLRYLAWKRVTKPHGFISDDEVRGEIAKGRDRHQGFDRLGRPMSYLYGGRHFPVRRDHEDLKRYVVYVFDKICTKLLTGQEKFAAVIDLKGWGYANCDIRGYLAGLDIMQSYYPERLGRVFLIHVPYLFMAAWKIVYPLIDDKTKKKFVFVADRDLDATLRDAIDESQLPEEYGGKLKL; translated from the exons ATGGATTGCGGTACTGATGAGCGCCAATATGGCCATGGCGGTGACGGCGACGCGGCGGAGTGGAAGAAGGTGGCGGAGCTCAGGGAGTTCGTTGAGGCACAGGACCCCTCTGCCAAG GAGGAGGATGACTTCGCGCTGCGGCGGTTCCTGCGCGCCCGGGACCACAACATCAACAAGGCATCGGTGATGCTTCTCCGGTATCTTGCCTGGAAGCGTGTCACCAAGCCCCATGGCTTCATCTCCGACGACGAGGTGCGCGGCGAGATCGCAAAGGGAAGAGACCGCCACCAAGGTTTTGACCGTCTTGGTCGCCCCATGTCATATCTCTATGGTGGGCGCCACTTCCCTGTCCGGCGTGATCACGAAGATCTCAAGCGCTATGTGGTTTATGTTTTTGACAAAATCTGCACCAA GCTGCTGACAGGGCAGGAGAAGTTTGCGGCGGTGATAGACCTGAAGGGATGGGGGTATGCAAACTGCGACATCCGTGGGTACCTGGCAGGGCTGGACATCATGCAGAGCTATTACCCAGAGCGGCTGGGCCGCGTGTTCCTGATCCACGTGCCCTACCTATTCATGGCTGCGTGGAAGATTGTGTACCCCTTAATCGATGACAAGACCAAGAAGAAGTTTGTGTTCGTCGCTGATAGGGACCTTGACGCCACACTTCGAGACGCCATCGACGAGTCCCAGCTCCCTGAGGAGTACGGTGGCAAGCTCAAGCTCTAG